The Populus nigra chromosome 14, ddPopNigr1.1, whole genome shotgun sequence genome has a segment encoding these proteins:
- the LOC133673062 gene encoding mediator of RNA polymerase II transcription subunit 18, producing the protein MECVVQGIIETQHVEALEILLQGLCGVHKEHLRVHELYLKSGPNLGHVTSEVRLLCNLEHPEPWTVKHVGGALRGAGAEQISVLVRNMVESRASKNVLRWFYALGYKLDHELLRVGSAFHFKRGAWITVTVSSINKMLKLHAIDDTVPVTLGIQVVEVTAPATSENYSEVAAAVSSFCEYLAPLLHLSKPGVSTGVVPTAAAAAASLMSDGGGTTL; encoded by the exons ATGGAGTGTGTGGTACAGGGAATTATAGAGACACAG CATGTAGAGGCCCTTGAGATTCTTCTTCAAGGTCTTTGTGGTGTTCATAAAGAACACCTACGGGTCCATGAATTATACCTTAAAAGTGGTCCAAACCTTG GGCATGTGACTTCAGAGGTTCGACTGTTGTGTAATCTTGAGCATCCTGAACCCTG GACGGTCAAACATGTTGGGGGTGCGCTGAGGGGTGCTGGTGCTGAGCAAATCTCAGTTCTGGTTAGGAATATGGTTGAAAGCAGAGCAAGCAAGAATGTGCTTCGATGGTTTTATGCACTTGGCTACAAATTAGACCATGAGTTGCTAAGAGTTGGGTCCGCCTTCCATTTCAAAAGGGGTGCTTGGATAACTGTCACAGTGTCTTCTATTAATAAGATGCTAAAACTACATGCCATTGATGATACTGTGCCAGTAACCCTTGGTATACAGGTGGTAGAAGTAACAGCTCCTGCAACGTCTGAAAATTATTCTGAAGTTGCTGCTGCAGTGTCGTCTTTCTGCGAATATCTTGCACC GCTTCTGCACTTGTCAAAACCAGGTGTTTCAACAGGGGTTGTTCCTACCGCCGCAGCCGCCGCTGCATCTCTTATGTCAGATGGTGGAGGCACAACCTTGTAG